The sequence CAGTTTTACCAGTTCGTCGACGGCGTCCTCGAGTTCGCCATCGCCGATCGGCGTTGCCTCGACGGGATATCCGGCGCGCTGCGCCTTGGCCGAGCGCGAGAACAGCTCCGCCGCCCTCAGGCGAATCGGCAGCAGCGGATGCGACGCGAACGCCTCCTCGATCAGTTCCGGCCGGCCGCGGATTTCGTCCACCTGGCTCACCAGCGCCTGGATGTCCAGATTCAGGTTGCGCTCGCTCAGGCCGAACGTCGCTTTCAGCAGCGAGGTGGCCGTGGCCTTGAGATCCCGGCTTGCCAGGACGCTCACGCGGTCGGCGCTGATCTCGGCCTTCTTGCGCCAGCGGAGAAACAGGCTCTCGCCCAGTGCCGGGAGTACGGTCACCGAGGGATTCGCCGCGTCGGTGGAAATGAGCGCGGCGAGCCGGTTGTTGCCGAACAGGATGTGGCCAAGCTCGTGGCCGAGAATCGAGGCGAGTTCGGCATCCTCGAGCCGCTCGAGTGCCATGGCGGTGACGCCGACGAGCGAGTAGGTGGTGTCCTTGCGCACGTCGAGCAGGGCGAACGCGTTGACCTCCGGCGACGGGAGGCAGAAGACCTCGGCCTGGGCGTCGAGTTCGAGCGCTTTGCAGACGTTTCGGAAGATCGTATAGATGCGGGGCGACAGGCGCTCGCTCAGACGGATGCCTTCCTTCAGCAGCCGTTCCCGCACGCCGTGGTCCAGCTGCCGGCGGTTCTCTTCGTACGTCGCGAGGTAGTCGGCCACCCGATATGTTGTCATCAGGTCTTCGACGTCCTTCGCGTCCCCGCGGTAGCGCACGTCGTTCCAATCAATTGCCATCAGCCCTCTCCGTATTCATTGCGCCTTCCCGGACGGGGTTTCGGTGCCGCTTCGGGAGTGTCACCACGTCACCCGCGCGACTCTGACGTCCCCATGCACGTCGTGGTCGATGGAAGATGTAGTCCGCGAGGCGTCAATTGTCAATGAATTACCGACGCGCTGGTTCGGCGCACCCGTGGCGGCTGGCATAGAATAGGGCCTTGTCTGGAGGGCTCTTGAGTGACCTGATCCGACGATCGTTGCTGCCACTGTGCCTGTGCGCGCTGGGGCTTGCGCAGACCGGCTGCTCGATCAGGATGATGGCGATCAACACCCTCGGTAACGCTCTGGCTGGCGGTAGTTCCGGCTACGCCAAAGACGATGACCCGGAACTGGTCCGGGATGCGGTGCCATTCGCGCTGAAGACCATCGAGGGTCTGATCGACGAATCTCCGAGGCACAAGGGTCTGCTGACGGCCGCCTGCAGCGGTTTCACGCAGTACAGCTATGCGTTTATCCAGCAGGAAGCCGACTTCGTCGAAGCGCAGGATCTGGACCGCGCAACGGCGATGCGCGTGCGCGCCAAGAAGCTGTACCTGAGAGGTCGCGACTACGGCATCCGGGCCTTCGAGGTGGAATTTCCACGCTTTGGCGATCGCCTCCGCACGAACACGGATGGTGTGCTGGCCAGACTGAGCAAGAAACACGTCCCCCTGCTCTACTACACCGCGGCGGCCTGGGCGGCGGCATTTGCGCTGGACATCGCCGACTCGCGCCTTTCCGTCGAGCAGACGCTGTTCGAAAAGATGATGCGCCGGGCGCTGGTGCTGGACGAAGGCTACGAACTCGGATCGCTGCACGACTTCTTCATCTCGTGGGACGCCGCGCACGCCACCACCGGAAGCTCGATCGAGAGCGCCCGGGAGCATTTCGAGCGCGCGAAGGCGCTCGCCCGCGGCCAGCGTGCCTCACTGTTTGTGAGCCTGGCTGAATCCGTGTCGGTCAGCGAGCAGAACAAGAAGGAATTCGAGCAACTCCTGAACGAGGCGCTGGCGGTCGACATCACACTGGCGCCGGAACAGAAGCTGGCGAACGTCATCTCCCAGCGGCGCGCAAAGTGGTTGCTGTCGAGGATCGATGAACTTTTCTAGAGAGACAGGATCATGACTGCAGACACACATGGACGCCGTCGTCGCCTGATATCGGCCGCCCTCGCGGGCGCGCTGGTGGCGGCCGTGCTCGGGTTCACGCCGGCGGCGGCCCCGGCCCAGACCATTACGATCAAGATGGCCACGCTGGTTCCGGAGAACTCGTCGTGGTTCCTGGTGCTCAAGGACGTGGCCGACAAGTGGGCCAAGATCTCGGGCGGCAAGGTCAAGGTCATCCTCTACCCGGGCGGCCGCAGGGGCGACGACCCCGACGTGGTCCGCGACATGCGGCTTGGCGGCCTGCAGGGCGCGGTCCTGACGTCGGTGGGTCTGGCCGAAATCGACAAGACGGTGTTCGCGTTGAGCATCCCGATGGCGTACGACTCCTACGAGGAGGTGTACGCGGTGCTCGAGAAGATGCGACCGCGCCTCGAAGCGTCGATGGAAGCCAGGGGCTTCGTGGTCGTCAACTGGGCTGATGGCGGATGGATGCATTTCTTCACGAAGTCGCCCGTCACCACGCCGGACGACCTCAAGAAGCTGAAGTTCTTCCAATGGGCCGGCGACGCGAAGTCGCTGGAAATCTGGAAGGCGGCCGGTTTCAACCCGCGGCCGGCACCTTCGACCGAACTGGTCACCGGACTGCAGACGGGATTGTTCGAGGCGTTTGCCGCACCGCCGCAGGTCTGCGTCATCGCCCGCTACTACGAGCATGCCAG comes from Acidobacteriota bacterium and encodes:
- a CDS encoding TRAP transporter TatT component family protein; protein product: MSDLIRRSLLPLCLCALGLAQTGCSIRMMAINTLGNALAGGSSGYAKDDDPELVRDAVPFALKTIEGLIDESPRHKGLLTAACSGFTQYSYAFIQQEADFVEAQDLDRATAMRVRAKKLYLRGRDYGIRAFEVEFPRFGDRLRTNTDGVLARLSKKHVPLLYYTAAAWAAAFALDIADSRLSVEQTLFEKMMRRALVLDEGYELGSLHDFFISWDAAHATTGSSIESAREHFERAKALARGQRASLFVSLAESVSVSEQNKKEFEQLLNEALAVDITLAPEQKLANVISQRRAKWLLSRIDELF
- a CDS encoding M48 family metallopeptidase, which codes for MAIDWNDVRYRGDAKDVEDLMTTYRVADYLATYEENRRQLDHGVRERLLKEGIRLSERLSPRIYTIFRNVCKALELDAQAEVFCLPSPEVNAFALLDVRKDTTYSLVGVTAMALERLEDAELASILGHELGHILFGNNRLAALISTDAANPSVTVLPALGESLFLRWRKKAEISADRVSVLASRDLKATATSLLKATFGLSERNLNLDIQALVSQVDEIRGRPELIEEAFASHPLLPIRLRAAELFSRSAKAQRAGYPVEATPIGDGELEDAVDELVKLTRRYPFQPGHRAIMRVIALAGARLLAADGEVGDDEVKILVQILHHWFTDEPEAEIVTDPEVIAAQLPAAIAEIRAEAQLDDKSFVLSRLTDIALADGALIDSESAVILDIAKQIDVPIKLAYSIMIGAAQSVGFRSDVKLNKMAEQIRRSMALGLKH
- the dctP gene encoding TRAP transporter substrate-binding protein DctP, which codes for MTADTHGRRRRLISAALAGALVAAVLGFTPAAAPAQTITIKMATLVPENSSWFLVLKDVADKWAKISGGKVKVILYPGGRRGDDPDVVRDMRLGGLQGAVLTSVGLAEIDKTVFALSIPMAYDSYEEVYAVLEKMRPRLEASMEARGFVVVNWADGGWMHFFTKSPVTTPDDLKKLKFFQWAGDAKSLEIWKAAGFNPRPAPSTELVTGLQTGLFEAFAAPPQVCVIARYYEHARYMTDMNWGLMMAATVIDKGTWARIPADLKPALLQAARDSGAKLQAEIRRSGERDVEAMKNSPSKLVVVPVDAKTKELWRKLAESTYPRIRGDLLSADAFDEAIRYRDEYRKAHPAQPVKK